The following coding sequences lie in one Bacteroidota bacterium genomic window:
- a CDS encoding YdeI/OmpD-associated family protein: MNATFFSTQAKFRAWLEKHATKETELIVGFYKVTSGKPSMTWSESVDQALCFGWIDGVRRSINAESYCIRFTPRRTTSIWSEINIKKVEALKKAGLMKPAGIKAYELRKAHKSGIYSHEKEPVDLSATYEKEFKKNRVAWNFFKNQPPSYKKVMIHWIMSAKQEKTQQARLEKTIRTSAEQKRVL; the protein is encoded by the coding sequence ATGAACGCCACTTTTTTCTCGACACAAGCAAAATTCAGAGCCTGGTTGGAAAAACATGCTACCAAAGAAACGGAACTGATTGTTGGTTTCTATAAAGTAACAAGCGGTAAGCCTTCCATGACGTGGTCGGAGTCGGTTGATCAGGCATTGTGCTTCGGTTGGATTGATGGTGTGCGCAGGTCCATTAATGCAGAAAGTTATTGCATCCGTTTTACACCCCGAAGAACGACCAGCATCTGGAGTGAAATCAATATTAAAAAAGTAGAAGCACTCAAAAAAGCCGGCCTAATGAAACCTGCCGGAATAAAAGCGTATGAATTACGCAAAGCGCATAAATCGGGAATCTATTCGCATGAAAAAGAACCGGTGGACCTTTCTGCTACGTATGAAAAAGAATTTAAAAAGAATCGAGTGGCTTGGAACTTTTTTAAGAATCAACCACCCTCTTATAAAAAAGTAATGATTCATTGGATCATGAGTGCAAAGCAGGAAAAGACGCAGCAAGCACGACTGGAGAAAACAATACGCACGAGTGCCGAACAGAAACGTGTGTTGTAA
- a CDS encoding response regulator, with protein sequence MNKIRAILVDDEESARDVLQNLLLRFCPDVELVAKCENVLEAVEVIKKEKPDLVFLDIEMPNYAGYELVNFFQEIEFEIIFVTAYDQYAVRAFETAAIDYLLKPIDIDRLKRAIGRVQNQYNLEQQAQRLSLLSNTLKNKQLKSIVVSDKGQQHIVPIETIIAIEAQESYSFVHTTDKKYTVSKNLKHFETIFSENTSFIRVHKSWIIAKNHILNYSKTELSIQLTNGLIAKLSKYKKVEFEEAVIA encoded by the coding sequence ATGAATAAAATCAGAGCCATATTGGTTGACGATGAGGAAAGTGCACGTGATGTGCTCCAAAACCTCCTGCTCCGCTTTTGTCCGGATGTAGAATTGGTTGCCAAATGTGAAAATGTTTTAGAGGCGGTGGAGGTCATTAAAAAAGAAAAGCCTGATCTGGTATTTTTAGACATCGAAATGCCCAACTATGCCGGTTACGAATTGGTAAACTTTTTTCAAGAAATTGAGTTTGAAATTATTTTTGTAACCGCGTATGATCAATATGCTGTTCGTGCTTTTGAAACAGCCGCAATTGATTATTTATTAAAACCGATTGATATCGACCGATTGAAACGCGCCATTGGAAGAGTTCAAAATCAATATAATCTGGAGCAGCAAGCACAACGTTTGTCTTTGTTAAGCAATACGCTTAAAAACAAACAATTGAAAAGTATTGTTGTGAGCGACAAAGGCCAACAACACATTGTTCCAATCGAAACAATTATCGCCATTGAAGCGCAGGAGTCGTATTCTTTTGTACATACTACCGATAAAAAGTATACCGTTAGCAAGAATCTGAAACACTTCGAAACCATTTTTTCGGAAAACACTTCGTTTATACGTGTTCACAAATCATGGATCATTGCAAAAAATCATATTCTTAACTACTCAAAAACAGAACTTTCCATTCAACTAACGAACGGTTTAATCGCAAAACTTTCGAAGTATAAAAAAGTTGAATTCGAAGAAGCGGTGATTGCTTAA
- a CDS encoding histidine kinase, with product MKFHILIVSFFFGIQSLFSQQPAYFILGENEFEGVQIYDVIQDNNLNYWFATDQGFYKYNSYTFERIECSDMKGLSAFGFVKNKEGTIFCYNLNSQLFKIENDVCSVFYEFKDNERASDVYLSITANNQLLVVSRTALLFEPSGKKIDIAFAPPSYYCFPFLTKSGRTISYMLGKDSLLIIDNTKISFTPILCDSEKIDGVLKFFRMNNQAYAISTAGKDVYTFNENTFELKKLFASPVMDSKEFFRFYDENNQLWLAGTRSGVRYIGDISKNQLSETLYSDALISDVFQDSEGNLLLSTFNKGVLVIPDFEIPDVVPALEGQSVVSIEQDSDLGIVMGTLQGQLLSFQNNQYKVISNNGIRPLQSVFSWPNFPYIIFDDGQVKAYNRKTGEINTILEGSLKDATFIDEKNILIGLNTNICNITVVGENSFKCERSNAFKTRTYSIELEPATKSVFIATSEGLKILKTNLAVENATYKDEILFANDITADGKSIFVSTKNRGIIVFENDRAIQQISPILNQKMIEVHKLVVHKNQLYTLSSEGLVVFDKTGTVLIQLNKVQGFSTNKIFDFEIIDDQLWISHSKGVQKLSIHQLKNSTEPPLIKLIKIEVNDRAIDGLNAQEFDNDQRKFRFVVSSPTLRNKENIKYHYKLLGYEENWVIGNYSNNEIVYNGLGPGTYTFVIKVENRGKYSQTVSYSFSILSPIYLRGWFIIGTALLVILIITLIYRYMLNAQRKKSEMINELNFSKLTAIQSQMNPHFIFNALNSIQDLVLKGDIDNSYTFITKFSNLVRRTLNYSDKDFVDFEQEIKLLELYLSLEKLRFKKELEYTITIDNTADIMIPPLLIQPFIENALVHGLLHKEGNKKLTIHFQMKESLICTIVDNGIGREKAKAIKVRQRSEHESFSGKAILKRFEILSNVMNSKFGYEYEDLYENNIPTGTRVTLTIPVKHKF from the coding sequence ATGAAATTTCACATTTTAATTGTTTCATTTTTTTTCGGAATTCAATCGCTTTTTTCGCAACAACCTGCCTATTTCATTTTGGGGGAAAATGAATTTGAAGGTGTTCAAATTTATGATGTTATCCAAGACAATAATTTGAATTATTGGTTTGCTACCGACCAAGGCTTTTACAAATACAATAGCTATACCTTTGAAAGGATTGAATGTTCTGACATGAAAGGCTTGTCGGCATTCGGTTTTGTAAAAAACAAAGAGGGAACAATTTTCTGCTACAATCTCAATAGCCAACTCTTTAAAATTGAAAACGATGTTTGTTCTGTTTTTTATGAATTTAAAGACAATGAGCGCGCCAGTGATGTATACCTTTCCATCACTGCAAACAATCAGTTACTCGTGGTTTCAAGAACCGCATTGCTTTTTGAACCTTCCGGAAAGAAAATCGACATTGCATTTGCTCCCCCGAGTTATTACTGTTTCCCTTTTCTCACAAAGTCGGGTAGAACCATCTCCTACATGTTAGGCAAAGACTCATTATTAATTATTGATAACACGAAGATTAGTTTTACTCCAATTCTTTGTGATTCAGAAAAAATTGATGGAGTATTGAAATTTTTTCGGATGAATAATCAGGCATATGCTATTTCAACTGCAGGGAAAGATGTGTATACGTTCAATGAAAATACGTTCGAACTAAAAAAATTATTTGCAAGCCCAGTTATGGACAGCAAAGAATTTTTCCGATTTTATGATGAAAACAACCAACTTTGGTTGGCCGGAACAAGATCGGGAGTTAGGTATATTGGTGACATATCGAAAAATCAACTTTCCGAAACATTGTATTCGGATGCATTGATCTCAGATGTTTTTCAAGACAGCGAAGGAAATTTGCTTTTAAGTACTTTTAATAAAGGAGTATTGGTAATTCCTGATTTTGAAATTCCGGATGTTGTTCCTGCCTTGGAAGGGCAATCGGTTGTGAGTATTGAACAAGATAGTGATTTAGGAATCGTGATGGGGACATTGCAAGGGCAACTGTTATCATTTCAAAACAATCAGTATAAAGTAATATCAAACAATGGCATCAGGCCACTGCAATCGGTATTCAGTTGGCCCAATTTTCCTTACATCATCTTTGATGATGGTCAAGTGAAAGCGTATAATAGAAAAACAGGGGAAATAAATACAATTTTAGAGGGTTCTTTAAAAGATGCAACCTTTATTGATGAGAAGAATATTTTAATAGGATTAAATACCAACATTTGTAACATAACAGTAGTTGGAGAAAACTCATTTAAATGTGAGCGTTCTAATGCCTTTAAAACGCGAACGTATTCCATTGAATTGGAGCCGGCAACAAAAAGCGTATTTATTGCAACTTCTGAAGGGTTGAAAATTTTAAAAACAAATCTTGCAGTTGAAAATGCCACGTATAAGGATGAAATATTATTTGCGAATGATATCACCGCTGACGGGAAATCCATTTTTGTTTCAACCAAAAATAGAGGAATTATTGTCTTTGAAAATGATCGTGCCATTCAACAAATTTCTCCTATTCTAAATCAGAAAATGATTGAAGTGCACAAGCTGGTTGTGCATAAGAATCAGCTATACACCCTTTCTTCTGAAGGACTTGTTGTGTTTGATAAAACAGGAACTGTTTTAATTCAGCTGAATAAAGTGCAGGGTTTTTCTACCAATAAAATATTTGATTTCGAAATCATTGACGATCAACTTTGGATCAGTCATTCAAAGGGTGTCCAAAAACTATCCATCCATCAACTAAAAAACAGCACCGAACCACCATTAATTAAGTTAATCAAGATTGAGGTGAATGATCGTGCAATAGATGGATTAAATGCACAAGAATTTGACAATGATCAACGAAAATTTCGATTTGTGGTTTCTTCGCCAACACTCCGCAACAAAGAAAATATCAAATACCATTATAAGTTGTTGGGGTATGAAGAAAATTGGGTGATTGGGAATTATTCTAACAACGAAATTGTTTATAATGGTTTGGGTCCCGGTACCTATACATTTGTTATTAAAGTAGAAAACCGTGGGAAGTACAGTCAGACTGTTTCTTACTCGTTTTCCATTTTATCACCCATCTATTTGAGAGGATGGTTTATCATTGGTACAGCTTTACTGGTGATTTTAATTATCACCTTGATTTATCGGTATATGTTGAATGCCCAACGAAAAAAATCTGAAATGATTAATGAGCTCAATTTCTCAAAGCTCACAGCGATTCAATCGCAAATGAATCCGCATTTTATTTTTAATGCCTTAAATTCTATTCAAGATTTGGTATTGAAAGGAGATATTGATAATTCGTATACGTTTATTACTAAATTTTCCAATTTAGTAAGACGTACCTTAAACTATTCGGATAAAGATTTTGTGGATTTTGAACAAGAAATAAAATTGCTGGAGCTCTATTTATCATTGGAAAAATTACGATTTAAAAAGGAGTTGGAGTATACCATCACCATCGACAATACTGCCGACATTATGATTCCACCTTTGTTGATTCAACCGTTTATTGAAAACGCATTGGTCCATGGTTTACTTCATAAAGAAGGAAACAAGAAGTTGACGATTCACTTTCAGATGAAGGAATCACTTATTTGTACCATTGTAGATAATGGTATTGGAAGAGAAAAGGCAAAAGCAATCAAAGTGCGTCAACGTTCTGAGCACGAATCCTTTTCAGGAAAGGCGATTCTGAAGCGGTTCGAGATATTAAGCAATGTGATGAACAGCAAGTTTGGATACGAATACGAAGATTTATACGAAAATAATATTCCGACTGGCACCCGAGTAACTTTAACCATCCCCGTGAAACATAAATTTTAG
- a CDS encoding TonB-dependent receptor yields MNETIVSPVYIKKLLFISYLIFISGFVTAQNRPNADGSTPPAIGKIKGSVADNKTKAPVEFATIALYKLKDSSLVTGVIAGSKGDFQLSEVPFGRYFMKINFIGYKQLVIDSIAIRPKQTEVNLGEIKLKSNTEQLGEVEVSTEKSTLQLGIDRKVFNVEKSIVSEGGSASDVLQSIPSVSVDIDGNISMRGSGNVTVLIDGKPSGITGSSRAAILQQIPASSIESIELITNPSAKYDPDGMSGIINIITKKNKLNGFNGSVTVGAGTGDKYNAAATLSYRNSKVNVYANYGFRSNNRTGSGSTLRQNFLTDTTFFLRQNSTSLNKNISHNIKAGVDFYLNDKNTIGVSVLYNLGDEASNETVNYFEADNNDITSASYSRDIVTGDIPTNTDYNLNYRKTFAKPKQEFIVDVTYSDAAGKRNENYLERNYTLKYEPKNTTPFKQETKTISSNTILSAQADYVQPLKNQMKWELGAKSTLRNIGSDFTSNLFDYTLSEFTLDTNLSNNFLYTEDIYAAYSTFSGAIKNFGYQIGLRAEQANTSSKLLTTEEKFVNNYFNLFPSLHLSQKLKKEQELQISYSRRINRPNVRNLNPFKDNSDPYNVRYGNPYLKPEYINSYELSYMKYFPKGVLTTTAYFRQTDGVIQRYKTISDSTISEITFINLDKSQSYGLEVIIKSDITKWWNVTFSANGFQTKIDGGAQADLQNENLSYIIKFLSNMRVWKNMDIQFTANYNGPTATLQGEVKSIFSMDLGLKKELFKNATLSLNITDLTDARKMQIIGANDPAFYQEMNRKRESRVATLTFSYRFGKMSETRKSRPDRQNNGGFEGGGGDMGM; encoded by the coding sequence GTGAACGAAACAATTGTGTCCCCAGTGTATATTAAAAAACTACTCTTTATCAGTTACCTGATTTTCATTTCTGGATTTGTTACTGCTCAAAACCGGCCAAATGCTGATGGATCAACCCCTCCGGCTATTGGAAAAATCAAAGGCAGCGTAGCAGACAATAAAACCAAAGCACCGGTTGAATTTGCGACCATTGCCCTTTATAAACTGAAAGATTCATCCTTGGTAACAGGTGTGATTGCCGGCTCAAAAGGTGATTTTCAACTTTCGGAGGTTCCATTCGGACGCTATTTCATGAAAATTAATTTTATTGGTTACAAACAACTGGTAATCGATTCCATTGCAATTCGCCCCAAACAAACGGAAGTAAATCTCGGTGAAATCAAATTAAAAAGTAATACGGAACAATTGGGTGAAGTGGAAGTAAGTACTGAAAAGAGTACACTTCAATTGGGAATCGACAGAAAAGTATTTAATGTAGAAAAAAGCATTGTTAGTGAAGGCGGCTCCGCTTCTGACGTTTTGCAAAGTATTCCCAGTGTGTCTGTGGACATTGATGGAAACATCAGTATGCGAGGGAGTGGAAATGTGACCGTTTTAATTGATGGAAAACCTTCCGGAATCACCGGTTCCAGTCGTGCGGCCATCTTACAACAAATTCCTGCAAGCAGTATTGAAAGTATTGAATTGATTACCAACCCTTCTGCAAAATACGACCCCGATGGAATGTCCGGAATCATCAACATCATTACAAAGAAGAATAAATTGAATGGATTTAATGGTTCCGTTACAGTTGGTGCCGGAACGGGCGACAAATACAATGCTGCTGCAACCTTGAGTTATCGAAACTCAAAGGTGAATGTGTATGCGAATTATGGATTTCGTTCCAATAACAGAACAGGCAGTGGCTCCACCTTACGTCAAAACTTTTTAACAGACACCACCTTTTTTCTTCGTCAGAACTCTACATCTCTCAATAAGAACATCTCACATAATATAAAAGCTGGAGTTGATTTTTACTTAAATGATAAAAATACAATAGGTGTTTCTGTATTATACAATTTAGGTGATGAAGCGAGCAACGAAACGGTAAATTATTTTGAGGCGGACAACAACGATATCACATCGGCAAGTTATAGCAGGGATATTGTTACCGGTGACATTCCTACCAATACGGATTACAATTTGAATTATCGTAAAACGTTTGCAAAACCGAAGCAGGAGTTTATTGTTGATGTAACCTATTCGGATGCTGCAGGAAAAAGAAACGAAAATTATTTGGAACGGAATTATACCTTGAAGTATGAGCCGAAGAATACAACTCCATTTAAACAGGAAACAAAAACAATTTCATCAAACACGATTCTTTCAGCGCAAGCAGATTATGTTCAACCGCTCAAGAATCAAATGAAATGGGAGCTGGGCGCTAAATCAACATTGAGAAATATTGGGAGTGATTTTACGTCTAATTTGTTTGATTATACTTTATCCGAATTTACGTTGGATACAAATTTGAGTAATAATTTCTTGTATACAGAAGATATTTATGCTGCTTATTCCACATTCTCAGGTGCAATTAAAAATTTCGGTTACCAAATTGGATTGCGCGCAGAGCAGGCGAATACCAGTTCTAAATTATTAACGACCGAAGAAAAATTTGTAAATAATTATTTTAATTTATTTCCTTCTTTACACCTTTCACAAAAATTAAAGAAAGAACAAGAGCTACAAATCAGCTATAGCAGAAGAATAAACAGACCTAACGTCAGAAATTTAAATCCGTTTAAAGACAATTCCGATCCCTACAATGTTCGTTATGGAAATCCGTATTTAAAACCGGAATACATAAACTCGTATGAGTTGAGTTACATGAAATATTTTCCAAAAGGAGTGCTTACCACAACTGCATATTTTCGTCAAACCGATGGTGTAATTCAACGCTATAAAACCATTTCAGACAGCACCATTTCAGAAATTACCTTTATCAACTTAGATAAATCACAATCCTACGGTTTGGAAGTGATTATTAAATCGGATATTACTAAATGGTGGAATGTTACGTTTAGTGCGAATGGTTTTCAAACAAAAATTGATGGTGGAGCACAAGCTGATTTACAAAATGAGAATCTTAGTTACATTATCAAATTCTTGTCAAATATGCGTGTTTGGAAGAATATGGATATCCAATTTACTGCAAATTACAATGGCCCAACAGCTACATTGCAAGGGGAAGTGAAATCTATTTTTTCGATGGATTTAGGATTGAAAAAAGAACTTTTTAAAAATGCAACTTTGAGTTTGAATATTACTGATTTAACCGATGCGCGTAAAATGCAGATTATCGGAGCCAATGATCCTGCTTTCTATCAGGAAATGAATCGTAAACGAGAATCACGTGTGGCAACGCTTACATTTAGTTACCGTTTTGGTAAAATGTCCGAAACCAGAAAGTCGCGCCCCGACAGACAAAACAACGGTGGATTTGAAGGTGGTGGTGGAGACATGGGCATGTAA
- a CDS encoding GxxExxY protein: MKEETFEIIGLCMEVHRGLGKGLLEVAYKDALEHELKLNQINFEREKKYEIEYKGIILPHYFVADFVINNIIVEIKAQNGISPDQQAQIINYLAISKSKVGLLINFGEASLKFKRYVL, from the coding sequence ATGAAAGAAGAAACGTTTGAAATTATTGGTTTATGCATGGAGGTACATCGCGGTTTGGGAAAAGGCTTGCTTGAGGTAGCATACAAAGATGCTCTTGAACATGAACTAAAATTAAATCAAATAAATTTTGAACGTGAAAAGAAGTATGAAATCGAATACAAAGGGATTATACTTCCTCATTATTTTGTTGCAGATTTTGTGATTAATAATATAATCGTAGAAATAAAAGCTCAAAATGGAATTTCCCCTGATCAACAAGCTCAAATAATTAACTATCTAGCAATATCAAAAAGCAAAGTCGGACTGTTAATTAATTTTGGCGAAGCCTCTTTAAAATTTAAACGTTATGTTTTATAA
- a CDS encoding homoserine dehydrogenase, which yields MGNKNITIGLFGFGCVGQGLYDVLNHSQGLKATIEKICVKDKNKKRKIDAAFFTYDREEILKRNNLNVIVELIDNADEAFAIVKDAMNNGVSVVTANKKMLAENFKELYQLQEKNNVALIYEGSAGGSIPIIRNLEEYYDNELLSSVKGILNGTCNYILTRMELENKDYAEVLKDAQVNGFAESDPWLDVAGFDTKFKTLLLTVHAFGIVLKPDDIFNTGIQNVSYDDILYAKQRGLRIKMLGVSQKVGDKFRAYSLPHFVDRESELYNVLYEYNAVEVEGAFSCKQTFVGKGAGSHPTGSAVLSDISALTYDYKYAYKKLKKALDGNNKIEDGIKQMEFDFPIKLYIRFQNRKELKDLEILSIEEEYKSAHTNYIIASVNFNSLFNIFNKRDNKLFICAI from the coding sequence ATGGGAAACAAGAATATTACAATTGGATTATTTGGCTTTGGCTGTGTTGGACAAGGATTGTACGATGTATTAAATCATTCGCAAGGATTAAAAGCAACCATCGAAAAGATTTGTGTGAAAGACAAAAACAAAAAGCGAAAGATTGATGCTGCTTTTTTTACGTATGATCGCGAAGAAATTTTAAAAAGAAATAATTTAAATGTGATTGTAGAGCTGATTGACAATGCAGACGAAGCATTCGCGATTGTGAAAGATGCGATGAACAACGGTGTAAGTGTGGTAACGGCCAATAAAAAAATGTTGGCAGAAAATTTCAAAGAACTGTATCAACTGCAAGAGAAAAACAATGTTGCTTTAATTTATGAAGGATCTGCAGGCGGAAGCATTCCAATTATCCGGAATCTGGAAGAGTACTACGACAATGAGCTTTTGAGCAGCGTGAAAGGAATCTTAAACGGTACATGTAACTATATTCTTACGCGTATGGAGTTGGAGAATAAAGATTACGCGGAGGTGTTGAAAGATGCTCAGGTAAATGGTTTTGCGGAAAGCGACCCATGGTTAGATGTTGCGGGATTTGATACCAAATTCAAAACATTATTATTAACTGTGCACGCCTTCGGGATTGTTTTAAAACCGGATGATATCTTTAATACCGGAATTCAGAATGTGAGTTATGATGATATTTTATACGCTAAACAAAGAGGTTTGCGTATTAAAATGTTGGGTGTATCTCAAAAAGTAGGAGATAAATTCAGAGCGTATTCATTGCCACATTTTGTAGACAGAGAAAGTGAATTGTACAATGTATTGTATGAGTACAATGCTGTTGAGGTGGAAGGCGCATTTTCATGTAAACAAACATTTGTTGGGAAAGGTGCCGGAAGTCACCCAACCGGAAGTGCTGTGTTATCCGATATTTCGGCATTAACATACGATTATAAGTATGCTTACAAAAAGCTGAAAAAAGCCTTAGATGGCAACAATAAAATTGAAGACGGAATCAAACAAATGGAATTTGATTTTCCAATTAAACTATATATCCGTTTTCAAAATAGAAAAGAGTTGAAAGACTTGGAAATACTATCTATTGAGGAAGAATACAAATCGGCACATACCAACTACATTATTGCGAGTGTCAACTTTAACTCGTTGTTTAATATCTTTAATAAACGCGATAATAAGTTGTTTATCTGCGCGATTTAG
- a CDS encoding phosphoadenylyl-sulfate reductase: MDIEALNKKYILLSPEERIRELYNDFGKVLFTSSFGTTAAFLLHLFHKVRPAETVYFLDTTYHFNETIEYKEALTTLLNLKLIDVKPEEWKNKFTQQDKTWNSDPDLCCSINKVEPIDKIKENFEVWVSGLMASQNVHRQNLKVFEQKDDIIKFFPLIDQNEAIAKEYILKHKLPEHPLLSQGYSSVGCFHCTVAGKGRSGRWVNKSKTECGLHL; encoded by the coding sequence ATGGACATCGAAGCATTAAATAAAAAGTACATTTTACTTTCTCCGGAAGAGCGGATTCGAGAGCTATACAACGATTTTGGTAAAGTGTTGTTCACTTCTTCGTTTGGAACCACGGCTGCTTTTTTATTGCATCTGTTTCATAAAGTACGTCCCGCAGAAACGGTTTACTTTTTAGATACCACGTATCATTTCAATGAAACAATAGAATATAAAGAAGCTCTTACAACACTGTTGAACTTGAAGTTGATTGATGTAAAACCGGAAGAGTGGAAGAATAAATTTACACAACAAGATAAAACGTGGAACTCTGATCCCGACTTGTGTTGCTCGATTAATAAAGTGGAACCCATTGATAAAATAAAAGAAAATTTTGAGGTTTGGGTTTCCGGTTTAATGGCCTCACAAAATGTACACCGACAAAATTTAAAAGTGTTTGAACAGAAAGACGACATCATTAAATTTTTTCCGTTGATTGATCAAAATGAAGCCATTGCAAAAGAATACATTCTTAAGCACAAATTACCGGAGCACCCGTTGCTTTCGCAAGGATATAGCTCTGTGGGTTGTTTTCATTGTACGGTAGCCGGTAAAGGAAGAAGCGGCAGATGGGTGAATAAGTCGAAAACGGAATGCGGACTGCATCTGTAA
- a CDS encoding TSUP family transporter produces MSKNASTNHLFPVFFKLEQLHVLIVGGGAIGLEKISAVLNNSPQAKVTLVAKTILPEIKAFQEQSTQLILIERAFEVNDLDGKDLVIAATGDRAISVQIREEATKRKLLINVADTPDLCDFYLGSIVQKGDLKIAISTNGKSPTLAKRLKEVFNEALPDETQQSIDNLNKFRNQLKGDFAHKVKQLNEATAILIDQKDVQKKQFNKRILFVTLYALSVIALMLVGHLFFTLVPLTTIGTYFSDVASSVDSSILLYILGGFVAQMIDGALGMAYGVSVTTFLLSLGIPAITPAVASASMHASEVFSTGTSSLVYMRYKNVNNKLFRTLLIPGALGAIAGAFAISYISKDNISYVKPFVSIYTLVLGVLIVRKALNLHIKTRKKIKRIKPVALIGGFLDSVGGGGWGPIVTTTLIAGGRNFKYAIGSSHVAKFFVALISTVTFISIIGLSHWQIIFGLVIGSMIAAPISIYVSTKISNKWGLILVGMLVIIVSFKTLIFSFF; encoded by the coding sequence ATGAGTAAAAACGCATCCACCAATCATTTATTTCCTGTTTTCTTCAAATTAGAACAACTACATGTTTTGATTGTGGGTGGCGGTGCCATTGGTTTGGAAAAAATTTCTGCTGTTTTAAATAATAGTCCGCAAGCCAAAGTAACCCTTGTGGCCAAAACCATCCTTCCGGAAATAAAAGCATTTCAGGAACAATCGACTCAATTGATTTTAATCGAGCGCGCTTTTGAAGTAAATGATTTGGACGGAAAAGATTTAGTGATAGCCGCTACGGGCGACAGAGCCATCAGTGTGCAGATTCGCGAAGAAGCAACCAAGCGCAAACTATTGATCAATGTCGCAGATACGCCTGATTTATGTGATTTCTACTTGGGCTCCATTGTACAAAAAGGCGATTTAAAAATTGCTATTTCTACCAATGGAAAGTCACCAACACTGGCCAAACGATTGAAAGAAGTTTTTAATGAAGCACTTCCGGATGAAACACAACAAAGCATTGATAACCTCAATAAATTTCGGAATCAGTTAAAAGGCGATTTTGCGCATAAAGTAAAGCAACTCAATGAAGCCACTGCAATTTTAATTGATCAAAAAGATGTTCAAAAAAAACAGTTTAATAAACGCATTTTGTTCGTTACGCTGTATGCGCTATCGGTCATTGCCTTAATGCTTGTTGGCCATTTGTTTTTTACCCTTGTCCCGTTAACCACTATTGGCACTTACTTTTCGGATGTCGCTTCCAGTGTCGACTCCTCTATTCTACTTTATATCTTAGGAGGATTTGTTGCTCAAATGATTGATGGAGCATTAGGAATGGCTTATGGAGTTAGTGTCACTACTTTTTTATTAAGCCTTGGCATTCCCGCAATTACGCCAGCTGTGGCTAGTGCAAGTATGCATGCATCTGAAGTTTTTTCAACCGGAACATCCTCATTAGTGTATATGAGATACAAAAATGTAAACAATAAATTATTTAGAACATTGTTAATCCCTGGAGCATTGGGTGCTATTGCTGGTGCATTCGCCATTTCGTATATCAGTAAAGACAATATCAGTTATGTTAAACCATTCGTATCTATTTATACATTGGTTTTAGGAGTACTTATTGTGCGTAAGGCACTGAATTTACATATTAAAACACGAAAGAAAATAAAACGTATTAAGCCGGTTGCTTTGATTGGGGGCTTCTTAGACTCTGTAGGAGGAGGAGGGTGGGGCCCGATTGTTACTACAACTCTCATTGCTGGTGGAAGAAATTTTAAATATGCAATTGGATCGTCTCATGTTGCTAAATTTTTTGTTGCACTGATTAGTACTGTAACTTTTATTTCAATTATCGGGTTAAGTCATTGGCAAATTATCTTCGGTTTGGTTATCGGAAGCATGATTGCTGCACCAATCTCTATTTATGTGTCTACAAAAATTTCAAATAAATGGGGATTGATTTTGGTTGGAATGCTTGTAATAATTGTTAGCTTTAAAACACTAATCTTTTCATTCTTTTAA